GTTATGTTTGGACTACACTGGGCATTTATACCGATTTTCATTAATAATATTTCTGTTTTAGGATACGATCCAATTAATGCAATGCTTTATTGTACTGTATTTGCGCAAACTGGTGCGGTTATGGCAGTGATGCTTAAAACCCGAAACCAAGAATTGCGTTCACTTTCTGTAACCGCAACTATTTCTGGATTTTTAGGAATCACGGAACCAGCAATTTATGGGGTAAACTTGCCGTATAAAAAACCATTTATTATGGCTTGTGTTGGATCGGCCTTTGGTGGTGCAATTGCAGGTATGAGTGCTGCGAAAATGTTTGGTGGCTTCGCGTCTGGTGGGATTTTCGGTATTCCGATGTTCATTAATCCAGATGGAATAGGCTGGGATTTCTGGGGATTTTTAATTTCGCTAGTGGTAGCTTTCAGCATCGCATTGATTTTAACTTATTTCTTTGGATTTAAAGATAAAGTGGTAGAGGAGGTAGTAATCCAAACAGGAAAAGTAGCGACATTGGACGAAACTATTTATAGCCCGCTTCAAGGTGAATTAATGGCGTTAAATGATGTAAAAGATGAAGTGTTCTCAGGTGGTATAATGGGAGCGGGAGTAGCAATTCTTCCTACGAGTGGCGAAATTTGTGCTCCATTTGATGGAACAGTACTTAGTGTTTTTAAGACCAAGCATGCAATAGGTTTGATTTCTAAACAGGGAGTCGAGTTGTTAATTCATGTTGGACTTGATACAGTTAATCTAAACGGTCATTTTTTTGATATTAAAGTGAGCGAATCAGAAGAAGTAAAAAAAGGCGATTTGTTAGGAACATTTGATTTGAATGAAATAAAAAAAGCTGGCTACGATGCTACCACACCAGTCATTGTAACGAATAGTGCCGCACTGGCCGATGTTATTACATTAAACCTTGGGAAAAATGTAGATAATAACCAAAAGATTTTAGAAGCAAAGGCTTAGTATAGAAAGGGTGAAAAAAATGTTAACACAAAGTGCTGATAAGCGTCGAATAGAGAAAAATGGTGAACCTTTTTTCTACCTCGCAGATACAGTTTGGAGTGCATTTACGAATATTGATTTAACCGATTGGGCCTACTACTTAAAAGTCCGAAAAGAGCAAGGTTTTAATGTGCTGCAAATCAATATTTTGCCACAATGGGATCGAAGCGTACTAGAAAGTATTCAAGAGCCATTTGGTATAAGTGAAGGCTTTTTCGATTTACAGTCTAAAAATGAAGCTTACTTTAAACATGCAGAAAAAATGTTAGAAATGGCAGTAAATCAAGGTTTTACTCCAGCGCTCGTTTTGCTATGGTGTAATTATATTCCGGAGACGTGGGGGGCGAAATTTGGTACCAGTCCGCTGTTTCGAAAAGAAGACATTAAATCTTATACGGAAATGATGTTGGGACATTTTGATCAATTCAACCCCATTTATATCATTAGTGGGGACACGGATTTCCCAACGGAAACTGTAGCAGATTATTATTTAGAAGCTTTAGAAACTGTTTCTAAAAAAGCACCGCAAGCACTGAAAGTTTTGCATATTTGCGGTCGTTTAAAAGAAATCCCTGAAAAACTACAAACACATCCAGCTCTCGATTTGTATTTTTATCAATCTGGACATAATTCTGAGCATCAAGCAATGACCTATACATTGGCAGAACATTTTAGCCAGTTAGAGCCAATGAAGCCAGTTATCAATTCAGAACCGTGCTACGAATTAATGGGATATAGTCGACAAAAATACGGTCGTTTTAACCGAGAAGATGTGCGGAAAGCTGCTTGGCAAAGTGTTTTATCTGGTGCTATAGCTGGTATTACTTATGGGGCGCACGGCATTTGGAGTTGGCATGAAGAAGGGAGTACATTTGGATCAGCGCTCGGTGAAGGATTTGTTTCTCCATTTAACTGGCGACAAGCACTTCATTTTGATGGTGCAACAGATTATGCATTTCTAAAATCCTTTATTTTAGCTAATGATTTAACAACACTTAAACCAATAAATTTAGTCTTAAATCGAACTTCAGAAATTCGAGCAGCAGAGACCGAAAAATTAGTTATTGTTTATGTGCCATCAAATGTCCCTATTTATCTGAAAGGGCAATTTACTTCTGTAGATGATTATGCTATTGATTTGGAGCAAGGTAAGAAGATTGGTCTTACAAAAGTACTTCATGAAGCAAAAACAGAAATTCAGATGACACCTTTTTTAAAAGATAGTTTATATATACTTCATCAATAAATCCTAATTTCTTTCTAGAAAAAAATTTTATTTTGCCAGCTAATAATTAAAGCGAGGTAACTATTTAAGTGTTGCCTCGCCTTTTGCTGTGTCTAAACTACTGGTTTCTTTATTCGTTAAATCTTTTTTTATAAATTTCAACTGTGCAACAATGATAATACTAATAATAACCAGTAAATACCAACTCGTGATTTTCGAAGCATGTACTGGATGCCAAGTGACGAGCTGGTCTGGATAAGCCCAAGCACCGTAGAAACTTGCGATATTTTCTGCTAGATAAATAAAAAAAGCGATACATAAAAAAGAGAACGATAATGGCATTTTTAGCTGTGTAGAACTAACTTTAAAGTGGACATAGGTTTTTCGGAAAAGTACTAGAACTAAAACTATTAAAATCCAACGAAAATCCATGATAAAATGATGCGTAAAAAAATTACCATAAATTGCCACACATAATGCGGTAATAAGCCAAATATTCGGCCAGTTAGTCATCTGTAAATCGAATCGTTTCCACGCCTGACAAATGTAGCTCGCAATACTGGAATACATAAAACCACTATAAAGCGGGACTCCCAATATTTTCGTGAAACCTGGTTCTGGATAACTCCAAGATCCCATATGTACTTTATAAATTTCAAGAACAAGCCCAATCACATGAAAAATCATAATGACTTTAAGTTCATCCCAGGTTTCCAAGCCAAATTTAATTAACAGCAACTGAGCGATAATACAAATCAACAAAAGTAAATCATAACGAGTAATAAAAGGAATATCTAGCAATTTTGTTAGTGCGAGTGAAATAAAAATAATTCCTGGGAAAATACAACAAAGCGCTTGTTTCCAAGTAAAAGTCCAAAGTAAGTGGAAAAATGCCATTCAAAAACCTCTTCTCATTCTTTTCTTTAGTTTACCAAAAAAGTCTAAAGAAATGGACAAGAAAAGGTTAATTTAGTTCGTGTTGGTAATTCACATTTCGAAAGGGCTGCTCATTTTCAAAAAATAATGAGGCAGAATCAAGCTCTTTAAGTAGCGCGAATACTCGATGCTCCTTATTTTGAAGTAGTTTGGTTAGTGGAAGAATTGCATAAGGGATATTGGCAACTAAATAATGGTTTGCTTGTTTTGTTTTTGCGAAGCAGTTTGGATGTGCCGCGAGTTGTACTAATTCACGGCCGGTTAAATCAGGCATGTCAGTTGGAAGTACAAGGAAATTCGCTTGCTTGTATTGTTTGGCAGCAAGCATCGCCGCATAAATGCCACCAAGCGGTCCATAATCTAAGTAAGTAGGATCATCTGGAACTACTTGGATAGTTGCTGCATCTCGAAATAAAATGGTTAACTCTTTGTAATTTGCTTCGTTAGCAGAAATAAAAATTTGCACGCAATAAGGCACTAATTTGTTAACAGTCATTTCTATCCAAGTTTTTCCAGAAGCCTTATCTCGGAAAAAGGCTTTCGGCTCGCCAAAACGACTTGATTTTCCACCGGCAAGAATGATACCAACATTAACTTTTGCGTTTTTCAAGTCGTCCATCTCGCATCACCAAAATCTCCTCTGTCATCATTTCTGCTTCCGAGACATAATGTGTGACAAAAATAACCGGAATGTGAAAATCTTTTGCCATTTGTCCAACTAGTTTCATACAAATCAGTCGTGTTTCTTCATCCAAGCCATTAAACGGTTCATCAAGTAAAAGTAATTTTGGTTCGATAATCATTGCTCGAGCCATAGCAACACGCTGTTTTTCGCCACCAGAAAGTTTTTGAACAGAAGAATAAAGTAAATGCGATATTTGCAAATAATCACTCATTTTCCTTACTTGTTGCTGAATTTCCAGTTGTTCTTTTTTCTTCTTTTTTCGAATCTTTAGCCCAAAAGCAATATTTTCATAGACATTCATATTAGGGAATAGAGCGAGATTTTGGAATAAATAACCTACTTTTCGCTCTGTAGCAGGGAGATGCAGTGAGATAGTAGAATCATCCCAAGGTGTTCCGTCGAAGTCAATCGTACCACCATCAATTGTTTTAAGACCACTCACGCATTGGAATAAAGTAGATTTCCCAGAACCGCTAGCCCCCATCATTGCTGTAACAGGTTGGTCAAAGGTGTAGTCGATATTTAAGTCGTGAAAAGGAAGTTTTTTATGAAATTGTAATCGAAGCATGCTACATCCCCCTCATCAATTGGGTTTGGCGTACGGTAAGAATATGAATAACTAGTAGCGCAAAGACCCCAATAATTACATTAATTAATCCTAGGTAGATTGCCGTCCGCATATCACCTTGCTGCACCATGAAATAAATACTAGAAGCAATCGTATCGGTTTTTCCTTCAATATAACCAGCCACCATCAAACTTGCTCCAAATTCTCCCATCGCACGACAAAAGCTAAGTAAAACACCAGCTAAAATAGGTTGCCAGCAATTGGGTAAAATAATCTTCTGGAAAATTTGTTTTTTATTGGCCGACAGAGTTTCTGCTGCCCATACTAACTCATGATCAATCGATAGAAAAGCAGATTTTAGCCCTTGATACATAATAGGTAAAATAATAATCGTCGTTGCGACAATCGCTCCACTAAGTGAAAAAATAAAACTAAAATCAAATGTATTCCATAAAACCCCACCAACGAAATCATTTCGTCCTAAAATATTTAACAATACCAGACCAACCACAGTTGGCGGCAAGACAAGTGGTAGTAGAATCAGTATTTCCACGATTAATTGAAAGCGAGATTTTCGACCAGCAAAATAATAACTAAGTGGCAACATCGTAATAAATGCTATAAATGTTGAAATAGTGGCAACGAGTAAAGTATGCCAAACAGATGTAAACATAAAATTCCTCCCGGGTAACCTCTTATACTCCTATTATTATTGTTCTCTCTGGTATAAATTGTCAAACTTAAGTACAATAAATTTATACAAAAGGGGAGATGTAAGATGAAAAAAATAGGATTCATTATAACTTGCGGATTATTACTACTACTAACAGCATGTGGTAGCAATCAAAAAGAGATAAAAACAACCACCATACATATTTCCGCAGCAGCAAGTTTGAAAGATACTATAGATGAAGTGAAACCACTTTTTGAAAAAGAATATCCAAGCATCAAATTATCTTTTGACTTTGGTGGATCTGGACAAATTCGTGAACGTGTAGAAAGCGGAGCACCCATTGATGGCGTGCTTTTAGCTAGTAAAAAAGATACCGATACCTTGTTGGAGCAAGATTTGGCTGAGCAAGAGCGTGAATTCGCTAGTAACCAACTAGTGTTAATTAAGCCAAAGAACATGAAGGTAGCGACTAATCAAAACTTAGAGCAACTACTTAATCATGCCGATAAAATTGCTATTGGTGACCCAGAATCCGTCCCAGCTGGTGCCTATGCAAAACAAACACTAGAAAATCTACAACTTTATGATGCAGAAAAAGCGAAACTAGTGCTTGCGACAGATGTTCGACAAGTATTATCTTATGTAGAGGCTGGGAATGCGGATGCTGGTTTTGTATACCAAACAGACGCACTGCTAAGTAAAAAAGTTCAAGTATCAGCTAAAATAGATGCCAAATTGCATGATCCAATTGCTTATTACAGCGCTCAAGTTAGTAATTCAGAACAGAAAAAAGCAACAATAACTTTCTTAGACTTTATGAATAAACAAGAAGCGCAGAAAATTCTCGGAAAATATGGATTCCAATCAGCTAATTAATGAGAAGTCGCTTTGCTTTTTAAAATGAGAAAACTCCTGTATATTGGTACTAAAGAAAACGCATACATAGTTTTGGATAGAAGGGAAGTGCGCCCAGATGATTGAAAAAAGAAGCACCATCAAAATGGAACAAGCAAGAGAAATTTTATGCAACCAGATTACACCCCTTCCAGTGGTGAAGGTAGGGATTGGAAGTGCGTTACATCAAGTTTTGCAAGAACCGATTTTTGCCCCCTTTCCAGCTCCTTATTTTCGGCGTTCGGGATATGACGGATATGCTATTACAGAAATTGATGATGAAAATTATCCTATCACCTTACGAGTGGTTGCGGAAGTTCCTTGCGGGGCAACATATGATAAACCACTTGCACCAGGTGAAACTGTCCGAATAATGACAGGGGCAAAGGTACCAACAGGCGCGAGCAAAATTATCATGCTTGAACAATCAAAAGAAACGACCAATAAAAATGAAATTACACTATTAAATACACAACCAACTAGTAATATTACAGAAATTGGTGCAGAATTTGCGAAAGGGGATTTACTTTTAGACCGTGGTCATACGCTAAATGCTGGTTCGATAAGCTTACTTGCTTCTTTTGGGATTAATGAGGTGCAAGTTATCAGGAAACCGAAAGTAGCTATTTTATCAACTGGCAGTGAGTTGGTGACTGCTGGAAATGCACTTCCAGATGGGAAAATATACAATAGCAATCAGCCATTGCTTGAAAATCTTTTACAACTGTTCCATGCTGAAATTTGTGCTACAGAACAGTTGCCAGATAATTATCTTGATACCAAAAGACGATTGCTTGAACTGACAGAAATTGCTGATTTGATAATTACGACAGGTGGAGTTTCGGTAGGAGATTTTGATTTCATGGCAGATATCGCCAAACAAGAAGCGGAATTACTGT
The nucleotide sequence above comes from Listeria ivanovii subsp. londoniensis. Encoded proteins:
- a CDS encoding PTS beta-glucoside transporter subunit IIBCA — protein: MNNSDLAKEVVKLVGGKENILSVIHCVTRLRFKLRDEKLADTEKIKALQGVMTVVKSGGQYQVVIGDHVSYVYDEVIQVLGIKPDDVPQDDSEQEHKSIFNKFVELISGIFMPVLGLMAASGILKGFLTAAVTTGLIDTSAGIYEVLYAASDALFYFMPIILGFSAGKVFKANQYLSAAVGASLVYPTLVEMYSNGAHLTFLHIPVILMNYTMSVIPVILAIYFMSKLEKVLVKFIPKSLQLIFVPLLLLLIVVPVSLIIIGPVSTYASQLLAKGALALYSLSPMIAGFFLAGIWQVAVMFGLHWAFIPIFINNISVLGYDPINAMLYCTVFAQTGAVMAVMLKTRNQELRSLSVTATISGFLGITEPAIYGVNLPYKKPFIMACVGSAFGGAIAGMSAAKMFGGFASGGIFGIPMFINPDGIGWDFWGFLISLVVAFSIALILTYFFGFKDKVVEEVVIQTGKVATLDETIYSPLQGELMALNDVKDEVFSGGIMGAGVAILPTSGEICAPFDGTVLSVFKTKHAIGLISKQGVELLIHVGLDTVNLNGHFFDIKVSESEEVKKGDLLGTFDLNEIKKAGYDATTPVIVTNSAALADVITLNLGKNVDNNQKILEAKA
- a CDS encoding DUF4038 domain-containing protein, whose protein sequence is MLTQSADKRRIEKNGEPFFYLADTVWSAFTNIDLTDWAYYLKVRKEQGFNVLQINILPQWDRSVLESIQEPFGISEGFFDLQSKNEAYFKHAEKMLEMAVNQGFTPALVLLWCNYIPETWGAKFGTSPLFRKEDIKSYTEMMLGHFDQFNPIYIISGDTDFPTETVADYYLEALETVSKKAPQALKVLHICGRLKEIPEKLQTHPALDLYFYQSGHNSEHQAMTYTLAEHFSQLEPMKPVINSEPCYELMGYSRQKYGRFNREDVRKAAWQSVLSGAIAGITYGAHGIWSWHEEGSTFGSALGEGFVSPFNWRQALHFDGATDYAFLKSFILANDLTTLKPINLVLNRTSEIRAAETEKLVIVYVPSNVPIYLKGQFTSVDDYAIDLEQGKKIGLTKVLHEAKTEIQMTPFLKDSLYILHQ
- a CDS encoding DUF817 domain-containing protein, which translates into the protein MAFFHLLWTFTWKQALCCIFPGIIFISLALTKLLDIPFITRYDLLLLICIIAQLLLIKFGLETWDELKVIMIFHVIGLVLEIYKVHMGSWSYPEPGFTKILGVPLYSGFMYSSIASYICQAWKRFDLQMTNWPNIWLITALCVAIYGNFFTHHFIMDFRWILIVLVLVLFRKTYVHFKVSSTQLKMPLSFSFLCIAFFIYLAENIASFYGAWAYPDQLVTWHPVHASKITSWYLLVIISIIIVAQLKFIKKDLTNKETSSLDTAKGEATLK
- a CDS encoding molybdenum cofactor guanylyltransferase, whose amino-acid sequence is MKNAKVNVGIILAGGKSSRFGEPKAFFRDKASGKTWIEMTVNKLVPYCVQIFISANEANYKELTILFRDAATIQVVPDDPTYLDYGPLGGIYAAMLAAKQYKQANFLVLPTDMPDLTGRELVQLAAHPNCFAKTKQANHYLVANIPYAILPLTKLLQNKEHRVFALLKELDSASLFFENEQPFRNVNYQHELN
- a CDS encoding ATP-binding cassette domain-containing protein; protein product: MLRLQFHKKLPFHDLNIDYTFDQPVTAMMGASGSGKSTLFQCVSGLKTIDGGTIDFDGTPWDDSTISLHLPATERKVGYLFQNLALFPNMNVYENIAFGLKIRKKKKKEQLEIQQQVRKMSDYLQISHLLYSSVQKLSGGEKQRVAMARAMIIEPKLLLLDEPFNGLDEETRLICMKLVGQMAKDFHIPVIFVTHYVSEAEMMTEEILVMRDGRLEKRKS
- a CDS encoding molybdate ABC transporter permease subunit; amino-acid sequence: MFTSVWHTLLVATISTFIAFITMLPLSYYFAGRKSRFQLIVEILILLPLVLPPTVVGLVLLNILGRNDFVGGVLWNTFDFSFIFSLSGAIVATTIIILPIMYQGLKSAFLSIDHELVWAAETLSANKKQIFQKIILPNCWQPILAGVLLSFCRAMGEFGASLMVAGYIEGKTDTIASSIYFMVQQGDMRTAIYLGLINVIIGVFALLVIHILTVRQTQLMRGM
- the modA gene encoding molybdate ABC transporter substrate-binding protein encodes the protein MKKIGFIITCGLLLLLTACGSNQKEIKTTTIHISAAASLKDTIDEVKPLFEKEYPSIKLSFDFGGSGQIRERVESGAPIDGVLLASKKDTDTLLEQDLAEQEREFASNQLVLIKPKNMKVATNQNLEQLLNHADKIAIGDPESVPAGAYAKQTLENLQLYDAEKAKLVLATDVRQVLSYVEAGNADAGFVYQTDALLSKKVQVSAKIDAKLHDPIAYYSAQVSNSEQKKATITFLDFMNKQEAQKILGKYGFQSAN
- a CDS encoding molybdopterin molybdotransferase MoeA, which encodes MIEKRSTIKMEQAREILCNQITPLPVVKVGIGSALHQVLQEPIFAPFPAPYFRRSGYDGYAITEIDDENYPITLRVVAEVPCGATYDKPLAPGETVRIMTGAKVPTGASKIIMLEQSKETTNKNEITLLNTQPTSNITEIGAEFAKGDLLLDRGHTLNAGSISLLASFGINEVQVIRKPKVAILSTGSELVTAGNALPDGKIYNSNQPLLENLLQLFHAEICATEQLPDNYLDTKRRLLELTEIADLIITTGGVSVGDFDFMADIAKQEAELLFNKIQMRPGSPTTGMWLNDTLIVALSGNPGACFTGFYLLVEPVLATLMGKELTATKHVQAKMATDYPKNNGFDRFLRGTYQLSENGEYLVKPVGSDMSSALGNLHLTTCLLKIPRGKVGKFTGEEVETWLLSSK